A single window of Bradyrhizobium daqingense DNA harbors:
- a CDS encoding PLP-dependent aminotransferase family protein, protein MTKPLHLELDRSAKTPLAEQIHRGIRAAIESGVLAPGARLPSWQDLAAQLGVARGTVRIAYEKLSSAQLIVASRASGTHVVDRPSFPVRQDNAPAPGSFMEMYRELTAGPAIFQMGVPAQETFPATLLARMRAQAVRIEASTPAIYPDPRGELALRREIAAYLALARGIECAPSQIMITAGFSGGLGLALRVLGLEQKKAWMENPGFPFTRHGLKLARLSIAPIPVDAEGIDVDYGLKHAPDAALVVVTPGQQAPLGSTLSLARRSRLLDWAAQSKAWVIEDDYLSELQLKGRATPALASLDRTGRVIHIGSFSKTVTPALRLGFVVAPAALASRFAEAAACLAPAPGPAVQLATADFMREGHYLRHLRRTKRAYAAQGDALLKYLRQRTANVTLAGLAAVVRLPNGAPDLAIARETATRGMAPTPLSLWYASKASARPGLLLGVATSPLKRIAPACERLLQIIDRLT, encoded by the coding sequence ATGACCAAGCCGCTGCATCTGGAGCTCGATCGCTCTGCAAAAACGCCCTTGGCAGAGCAGATCCACAGGGGGATCAGGGCCGCCATCGAGAGCGGCGTCCTCGCGCCGGGCGCACGCCTGCCCTCCTGGCAGGATCTGGCGGCTCAGCTTGGCGTCGCGCGTGGCACCGTGCGCATCGCGTATGAGAAGCTCTCGTCCGCCCAACTGATCGTCGCCAGCCGCGCCAGCGGAACACATGTGGTGGATCGGCCGTCCTTCCCTGTCCGCCAGGACAATGCCCCGGCGCCAGGCTCCTTCATGGAGATGTACCGGGAGCTCACTGCGGGGCCGGCGATCTTTCAGATGGGTGTGCCGGCACAGGAGACCTTTCCTGCCACGCTGCTGGCACGGATGCGCGCGCAAGCCGTTCGCATCGAAGCGAGCACGCCTGCGATCTACCCTGATCCACGCGGCGAGTTGGCGTTACGGCGCGAGATCGCGGCCTACCTTGCGTTGGCCCGTGGGATCGAATGCGCCCCGTCGCAGATCATGATCACCGCTGGTTTCAGCGGCGGCCTCGGATTGGCGCTCCGCGTCCTCGGGCTCGAGCAGAAGAAGGCCTGGATGGAGAACCCGGGCTTTCCCTTCACCCGGCACGGTCTTAAGCTGGCGCGATTATCGATCGCCCCGATCCCTGTCGACGCGGAGGGCATCGACGTTGACTACGGATTGAAACACGCGCCGGACGCGGCGCTGGTGGTCGTGACGCCAGGACAGCAGGCGCCGCTTGGATCGACTTTATCTCTCGCACGGCGCTCGCGCCTGCTTGATTGGGCTGCGCAAAGCAAGGCGTGGGTGATTGAGGACGACTATCTGAGCGAACTCCAGCTCAAGGGCCGGGCGACTCCTGCGCTCGCCTCGCTCGACCGTACGGGCCGGGTCATTCACATCGGCTCCTTCAGCAAGACCGTGACCCCTGCCCTGCGGCTGGGCTTCGTCGTCGCGCCGGCCGCTCTGGCATCGCGATTTGCGGAAGCTGCGGCATGCCTCGCGCCGGCGCCCGGCCCCGCGGTACAGCTCGCAACCGCCGACTTCATGCGCGAGGGCCATTATCTCCGGCATCTTCGACGCACGAAGCGCGCCTACGCGGCGCAAGGCGATGCGTTGCTGAAATATCTTCGCCAGCGCACCGCAAACGTGACGCTCGCCGGACTAGCGGCCGTCGTGCGGTTGCCGAACGGAGCCCCTGACCTCGCCATCGCCAGGGAAACAGCCACGCGTGGAATGGCGCCTACGCCGTTATCGCTCTGGTATGCTTCGAAGGCTTCGGCGCGGCCGGGACTCTTGCTTGGGGTTGCGACATCTCCGCTCAAGCGGATCGCGCCAGCATGCGAGCGGCTGCTTCAGATCATTGACCGGTTGACGTGA
- a CDS encoding GAF domain-containing protein: MTIATGVYSADRNSVLATLGDYIREISNPDDLAYAAAELLGRSLNVSRAGYGTVDTTEETITIVRDWNAPGISSLAGVLRFRDYGSYIEDLKRGETVICADAEKDPRVGDRARALEAISARALVNMPISEPDGVVALLYLNNAMPREWSPEELELIRDVAERTRTAVERRRAETTVRENEARLLFLDALNKETAKTRDADGVMAVTTRMLGKHLGVSNCAYADMDPDQDGFTIRGDWAAPGAVHILGHYSLADFGVKAVRELGAGRPLIINDNLKEIAPEEAATFQSIGIGSTICMPLVREGQLTALMAIHHRGPHRWTSRELALLKEVTERSWAHIERVRSEQAARDAAERLVLANKAAGIGTWDYDPVNDVLRWDNRCKEVFGLSPDAEVSYEGSFLKGIHPDDRQRAHEAVSAALSPHAPTSYGIEFRVVGIEDGVERWVAATGQAIFSNGQAVRFIGTVLDISAQKKTERHLRILNDTGASVARERDLETIVQIVTDAGVELTGAQFGAFFYNVLTADGGSYMLYSLSGVPRSAFENFPMPRARAVFEPTFKGTSVVRSDDILQDPRYGKNAPRKGMPEGHLPVRSYLAVPVISRTGEVLGGLFFGHAETRKFQAEHEAALLGIAGHAATAIDNARLLTRLEALNAELEQRVADEIAERMKAEEQLRQSQKMEAVGQLTGGIAHDFNNMLAVILGSLNLAKRRLGKGEVNIDRFIEGAIDGASRAATLTQRLLAFSRQQPLAPEVVDINKMVGGMSELLERSLGELVRLETVLAAGLWRVKADPAQLESALINLAVNARDAMPKGGRLTIETSNASIDRKYAREYALSPGQYVLIAVTDNGTGIAADVLGKVFDPFFTTKVVGKGTGLGLSQVYGFVRQSGGHVKIYSEVDVGTTVKIYMPRFAGEEPVSTPSQGVTHPGASLQSETILVVEDDERVRSISSESLRELGYTVIEAASAKEAIRTIENGFVPDLLFTDVVMPDMTGAELAAELSKRHPDLKVLFTTGYTRNAIVHNGMLDAGKHLLSKPFAIEDLAAKVRHLLDEG, encoded by the coding sequence ATGACGATAGCGACCGGGGTCTACTCGGCCGATCGCAACTCCGTCTTGGCCACGCTCGGCGACTACATCCGAGAAATCAGCAATCCCGACGATCTCGCTTATGCTGCTGCAGAGCTGCTCGGTCGTAGCCTCAACGTCAGCAGGGCAGGCTACGGCACGGTCGACACGACTGAGGAAACCATCACCATCGTCCGCGACTGGAACGCGCCGGGCATCTCGAGCCTCGCTGGGGTGCTGCGCTTCCGCGACTACGGCAGCTACATCGAAGATTTGAAGCGTGGTGAGACCGTCATCTGTGCCGATGCGGAAAAAGACCCGCGTGTCGGCGACCGTGCCCGGGCTCTCGAGGCCATCTCCGCGCGCGCGCTCGTCAACATGCCGATCTCCGAGCCGGACGGGGTCGTGGCGCTGCTGTACCTCAACAACGCGATGCCGCGCGAATGGAGCCCCGAAGAGCTGGAGCTGATCCGCGATGTTGCCGAGCGCACGCGCACCGCGGTCGAACGCCGCCGCGCGGAAACAACCGTGCGGGAGAACGAAGCCCGGCTGCTCTTTCTGGACGCGCTCAACAAGGAGACGGCCAAGACCCGCGATGCCGACGGCGTGATGGCAGTAACAACCAGGATGCTGGGCAAACATCTCGGCGTTTCCAATTGCGCCTATGCCGACATGGATCCCGATCAGGACGGCTTCACCATTCGCGGGGATTGGGCCGCACCCGGTGCGGTCCATATCCTCGGCCATTACAGCCTGGCTGATTTCGGCGTGAAGGCGGTGCGAGAGCTCGGTGCCGGCCGGCCGCTCATCATCAACGACAATCTGAAGGAGATCGCGCCGGAGGAAGCTGCCACGTTCCAGAGCATCGGGATCGGTTCGACGATCTGCATGCCCCTGGTCAGGGAAGGGCAGCTCACCGCATTGATGGCGATCCATCACCGTGGCCCGCATCGGTGGACGTCGCGCGAACTCGCCCTGCTCAAGGAGGTGACCGAGCGATCATGGGCGCATATCGAGCGCGTTCGATCGGAACAGGCAGCCCGGGACGCCGCCGAACGGCTGGTCCTCGCCAACAAGGCTGCCGGCATCGGCACCTGGGACTACGATCCGGTCAACGACGTTCTGCGATGGGATAATCGTTGCAAGGAGGTGTTCGGTCTCTCGCCGGACGCCGAGGTCAGCTATGAAGGCTCGTTCCTCAAGGGTATTCATCCCGACGACAGGCAGCGTGCCCACGAGGCCGTCTCCGCGGCGCTCAGTCCCCATGCTCCGACAAGTTACGGAATCGAATTCCGGGTCGTCGGTATCGAGGATGGTGTCGAGCGTTGGGTTGCCGCGACCGGTCAGGCGATTTTCTCCAACGGCCAGGCCGTTCGATTCATCGGGACGGTGCTTGACATCTCCGCGCAAAAGAAGACTGAACGTCATCTCAGAATTCTGAACGATACGGGGGCATCGGTTGCCCGCGAACGCGACCTCGAGACAATCGTGCAGATCGTGACTGACGCCGGTGTTGAGCTGACGGGCGCCCAGTTCGGGGCCTTCTTCTACAACGTCCTGACTGCGGATGGCGGCAGCTACATGCTGTATTCGTTGTCAGGCGTGCCGCGATCCGCATTCGAGAACTTCCCGATGCCCCGCGCCAGGGCCGTGTTCGAGCCGACGTTCAAGGGCACGAGCGTGGTGAGGTCTGACGACATCCTGCAAGACCCACGCTACGGCAAGAACGCGCCGCGGAAGGGCATGCCCGAGGGCCATCTCCCGGTTCGGTCCTATCTGGCGGTCCCTGTGATCTCGCGGACGGGCGAGGTGCTCGGGGGACTGTTCTTCGGCCATGCCGAGACGAGAAAATTCCAGGCCGAGCATGAGGCCGCACTGCTCGGAATTGCGGGCCACGCCGCCACCGCGATCGACAATGCCCGGCTTCTGACCCGGCTCGAGGCGCTCAATGCCGAGCTGGAGCAACGTGTCGCCGATGAGATCGCCGAGCGCATGAAGGCCGAGGAGCAGCTGCGGCAATCCCAGAAGATGGAAGCCGTCGGGCAGCTGACCGGCGGGATCGCCCACGACTTCAACAACATGCTGGCCGTCATCCTGGGCAGCTTGAATCTCGCCAAGCGGCGGCTCGGCAAGGGAGAGGTCAACATCGATCGCTTCATCGAGGGCGCCATCGACGGCGCAAGCCGCGCGGCCACCCTGACGCAAAGGCTGCTCGCATTCTCGCGCCAGCAGCCTCTGGCGCCGGAAGTCGTCGACATCAACAAGATGGTCGGCGGCATGAGCGAGCTGCTCGAGCGCTCACTCGGCGAGCTTGTCCGCCTCGAAACGGTCCTTGCGGCCGGCCTCTGGCGCGTCAAGGCGGACCCGGCCCAGCTCGAAAGCGCGCTCATCAATCTTGCCGTCAACGCACGCGATGCCATGCCGAAGGGCGGCAGGCTGACGATCGAAACCAGCAACGCTTCGATCGACCGGAAATATGCCCGCGAATACGCATTGTCGCCCGGACAATATGTTCTGATCGCCGTGACGGACAACGGCACGGGCATTGCGGCCGACGTGCTGGGAAAGGTGTTCGATCCGTTCTTCACGACCAAGGTCGTGGGCAAAGGCACTGGCCTCGGCCTCAGCCAAGTCTACGGCTTCGTGCGGCAGTCCGGCGGCCATGTCAAAATCTATTCTGAGGTCGACGTCGGTACGACCGTGAAGATCTATATGCCGCGTTTCGCGGGCGAGGAGCCCGTTTCAACTCCATCGCAAGGCGTGACGCATCCCGGAGCAAGTCTGCAGAGCGAGACCATTCTGGTTGTCGAGGACGATGAGCGCGTCCGCAGCATCTCGTCCGAAAGTTTGCGCGAGCTGGGCTATACCGTCATCGAAGCCGCGAGCGCCAAGGAGGCGATCAGGACGATCGAAAATGGTTTCGTACCGGATCTGCTGTTCACCGACGTCGTCATGCCCGACATGACCGGCGCCGAGCTTGCGGCAGAGCTGTCGAAGCGCCATCCGGATCTGAAGGTGCTGTTCACCACCGGCTATACGCGCAACGCGATCGTTCACAACGGCATGCTCGATGCCGGCAAGCATCTGCTGTCCAAGCCCTTTGCGATCGAAGACCTCGCCGCCAAGGTTCGCCATCTGCTCGACGAGGGTTGA